The proteins below are encoded in one region of Brevundimonas fontaquae:
- a CDS encoding class I SAM-dependent DNA methyltransferase: MDAEQSDDVEAFIKHWSAAPISERAHYQTFIIQLCRLIGVPAPDDERAGDLDYCFERPIRFHHDNGQTTAGWIDCAKRDCFVLEAKQSRKRRDGGPLDPAAQLALLGKSAGKAHAPSIEALDRVMRVAKRQAENYAKALAEWPPFLITVDVGRSIELWSDFARQGKIYAPFPDRAGYRITLDQLRSPEIRERLRRVWTDPMSLDPAARSAAVTTEIAKSLAWLVKSINGRRQVGLGPVDRAAQASKTARFVMQCIFAMFADSVGLIERRSFLSLLESYRGEAERFHQSARSLFMAMDQGGYCVATRQHIRRFNGGLYSTVETLPIEEGELEALIAAAKSDWTDVEPAIFGTLLEQALDPAERAELGAHYTPRAYVERLIAPTIMEPLRADWEAVEGEAVAEFMQGDVVKARRRLHAFHDRLCKTRVLDPACGTGNFLYVAMRMMKELEEEIFSTLAEMGEHQGVLAFDGRVVSPEQFYGIEKNANAAWIAEMVMWIGHLQWHFRISGAPMPSEPILKNFRTIRQADALLEFSRVEMVHGRDQAERERVRYIDPRPTPWPEVEFIVGNPPFIGGKGLRRELGDGYVDALAAIRGGRFLSADLVMAWWDRAAEILIEPDTRLRRFGFITTNSITQTFSRRVIEHHLAKRPPIRIVFAIADHPWARGVGCADVRIAMSVAERGEPDGQGRWLRVKDADATTFKERHGDIGADLMLDSRLTRVRQLKANAVLAYRGVQLMGSGFQVTSEKAERLLSGSDPQAPSPVRDYRNGRDLADRSRGLQVIDFFGWDEGEARRRHPLLFQHLLETVKPDRDRNNRAAYRDNWWIFGEPRRDLRDALEGLSRFIVTIETAKHRWFRFMDAATLPDNKLVVIASDDPFVLGVLSSRQHRAWFAANAGRIGEYEREAVYVKGACFDTFPFPDAGAALAAEIGVLAEELDAVRADVLRDSDALTMTGLYNARARIGLGDHVSDAERAIYDQGRVGIIDHLHQRLDQLVAKAYGWPDDLADRQVVDRLIQLNQARAEQEAQGDIHFLRPDYQAGKVRQGTARPTQPLLPTSRQKALFPEQPGVLASSLLSILRRQGVPMSPTELMEEFEGSRPRAKRLITHTLKVLAVAGSVQNTDDGWFAPRRMPS; encoded by the coding sequence ATGGACGCAGAACAATCAGACGATGTCGAAGCCTTCATCAAACATTGGTCCGCTGCGCCGATCAGCGAACGCGCCCACTATCAGACCTTCATCATTCAGCTCTGCCGCCTGATCGGCGTCCCCGCGCCCGACGACGAACGCGCGGGCGATCTGGATTATTGCTTCGAGCGGCCGATCCGCTTTCATCACGACAATGGGCAGACGACGGCGGGCTGGATCGATTGCGCCAAACGGGACTGTTTCGTCCTGGAAGCCAAACAGTCGCGCAAACGCCGCGACGGAGGTCCGCTGGACCCCGCCGCGCAACTGGCCTTATTGGGCAAGTCCGCCGGAAAGGCGCATGCGCCGTCGATAGAGGCGCTCGATCGCGTCATGCGGGTCGCCAAGCGGCAGGCTGAAAACTACGCCAAGGCCTTGGCCGAATGGCCGCCGTTTCTGATCACGGTGGATGTCGGACGGTCGATCGAGCTGTGGTCGGACTTTGCGAGGCAAGGCAAGATCTATGCGCCGTTCCCGGATCGGGCGGGCTATCGGATCACGCTAGACCAGCTGCGCTCGCCGGAGATTAGAGAGCGGCTGCGCCGGGTCTGGACCGATCCGATGTCGCTCGATCCGGCCGCGCGGTCGGCGGCGGTCACGACGGAAATCGCAAAGTCTCTGGCCTGGTTGGTAAAATCGATCAACGGTCGGCGACAGGTCGGGCTTGGGCCAGTCGATCGCGCCGCGCAGGCGAGCAAGACCGCGCGTTTCGTGATGCAATGCATCTTCGCCATGTTCGCGGACAGCGTCGGCCTGATCGAGCGGCGCAGCTTTCTGAGCTTGCTCGAAAGCTATCGCGGGGAGGCGGAGCGCTTCCACCAGAGCGCGCGGTCGTTGTTCATGGCGATGGATCAGGGCGGCTATTGCGTCGCCACTCGCCAACACATCCGCCGGTTCAACGGCGGCCTCTACAGCACGGTCGAGACGCTGCCCATCGAGGAAGGCGAGTTGGAAGCCTTGATCGCTGCGGCGAAGAGCGACTGGACCGACGTCGAGCCAGCCATCTTCGGAACCCTGCTGGAGCAGGCGCTAGACCCGGCTGAGCGGGCCGAACTGGGTGCGCATTATACGCCTCGCGCCTATGTCGAGCGCCTGATCGCGCCGACGATCATGGAACCATTGCGCGCGGATTGGGAGGCGGTGGAGGGCGAAGCCGTTGCGGAGTTCATGCAGGGCGACGTCGTCAAGGCGCGTCGCCGCCTGCACGCGTTTCATGATCGGCTGTGCAAGACGCGCGTGCTGGATCCCGCCTGTGGCACGGGCAATTTTCTCTACGTCGCCATGCGGATGATGAAGGAGCTGGAAGAGGAAATCTTCAGCACACTGGCAGAGATGGGCGAGCATCAGGGCGTGCTGGCTTTCGACGGGCGGGTCGTCAGCCCCGAGCAATTCTATGGCATAGAAAAGAACGCCAACGCCGCCTGGATCGCTGAGATGGTCATGTGGATCGGCCATCTTCAGTGGCACTTCCGCATATCCGGCGCGCCGATGCCGTCGGAGCCCATCCTCAAGAACTTTCGAACCATCCGACAGGCCGACGCCCTGCTGGAGTTCTCGCGCGTCGAGATGGTCCATGGACGTGATCAGGCCGAGCGAGAGCGGGTTCGCTATATCGACCCGCGCCCCACACCTTGGCCGGAAGTTGAATTCATCGTCGGCAATCCGCCCTTCATTGGCGGCAAAGGCCTGAGACGAGAGTTGGGCGACGGCTACGTCGATGCCCTTGCAGCGATCAGGGGCGGTCGATTTCTTTCGGCAGACCTGGTCATGGCCTGGTGGGATCGGGCGGCGGAAATCCTGATCGAGCCAGATACGCGGTTGCGGCGCTTCGGGTTCATCACCACCAATTCGATCACCCAGACCTTCTCGCGACGGGTGATCGAACACCATCTGGCCAAACGACCGCCGATCAGGATTGTCTTCGCCATCGCGGACCATCCGTGGGCCAGAGGCGTAGGATGCGCTGACGTCAGGATCGCCATGTCGGTCGCCGAGCGGGGCGAGCCGGACGGACAGGGACGATGGCTGAGGGTCAAGGATGCGGATGCCACGACGTTCAAGGAGCGTCACGGCGACATCGGCGCGGACCTGATGCTGGACAGTCGACTGACGCGCGTTCGACAGCTCAAGGCCAACGCGGTGCTGGCCTATCGCGGCGTGCAGCTGATGGGCTCGGGTTTCCAGGTCACGTCAGAGAAGGCCGAACGCCTCCTGTCCGGCTCAGACCCGCAGGCGCCGTCGCCGGTTCGCGACTATCGTAATGGCCGAGATCTGGCGGATCGATCACGCGGGCTGCAGGTCATTGATTTCTTCGGCTGGGACGAAGGCGAGGCGCGTCGTCGGCATCCGCTGCTGTTCCAGCATCTTCTGGAGACGGTGAAGCCGGATCGGGATCGCAACAACCGGGCGGCCTATCGCGACAACTGGTGGATCTTCGGAGAGCCGCGTCGTGATCTGCGCGACGCCCTGGAGGGATTGAGCCGCTTTATCGTCACCATAGAAACCGCCAAGCATCGCTGGTTTAGATTCATGGACGCCGCCACCTTGCCGGATAACAAGCTGGTGGTGATCGCCAGCGATGATCCGTTCGTGCTTGGCGTCTTGTCTTCGCGCCAGCATCGCGCATGGTTCGCCGCCAACGCCGGCCGCATCGGCGAATACGAACGCGAGGCCGTCTATGTGAAAGGCGCCTGTTTCGACACCTTTCCATTTCCGGACGCAGGCGCCGCCTTGGCGGCAGAGATCGGCGTCTTGGCCGAAGAACTCGATGCCGTGAGGGCTGACGTCCTGCGCGACAGCGACGCCTTGACGATGACCGGCCTTTACAACGCCAGAGCCAGGATAGGCCTGGGCGATCACGTGTCGGACGCCGAACGTGCGATCTATGACCAAGGGCGCGTCGGCATCATCGACCATCTGCATCAACGCCTCGATCAGCTGGTTGCCAAGGCCTATGGCTGGCCTGACGACCTGGCGGACAGGCAGGTCGTCGACCGCCTGATCCAGCTGAACCAGGCCAGGGCGGAGCAGGAGGCGCAGGGCGACATCCACTTCCTGCGACCGGACTATCAAGCCGGCAAGGTGCGCCAAGGGACTGCAAGACCGACGCAGCCTCTTCTACCGACATCGAGGCAGAAGGCCCTGTTTCCCGAACAGCCCGGCGTTCTGGCGTCCAGCCTGCTCTCAATCCTGCGCCGACAGGGCGTTCCGATGTCGCCGACCGAGTTGATGGAGGAGTTCGAGGGCAGTCGGCCGCGTGCGAAGCGGCTGATTACACATACGCTCAAGGTGCTCGCGGTCGCGGGATCCGTTCAGAATACCGACGACGGATGGTTCGCGCCGCGGCGAATGCCGAGCTAG
- the hutI gene encoding imidazolonepropionase — translation MKADRLLIDCHVATMVEGPVPYGAIQDAAVVVADGRIVWVGPRADLPAVEAAETERLDGRWITPGLIDCHTHLVFGGDRSAEFEQRLGGATYEEIARAGGGIVSSVKATRAASEDDLFASAMTRLAGLKATGVTTVEIKSGYGLDLETELKMLRVARRIGREGGVRVRTSYLGLHAVPPEYRNDRAAYVDLAIDHILPAAHAEGLVDAVDAYCEPIAFSTDEVSRLFDKARALGLPVKLHADQFSNGGGADLAARYQALSADHIEHANEQGVAAMAAAGVAAVLLPGAYLMLRETQAPHVDLLRRHGVRMAVATDCNPGTSPVASMTAALNLACVQFRLTPEEALAGATREAARALGLLGEVGTLEVGKAADLAIWDISRPAELCYWLGKPLLNAVYRDRKHV, via the coding sequence ATGAAGGCCGACCGTCTGCTGATCGATTGTCATGTCGCCACCATGGTCGAGGGACCGGTCCCTTATGGCGCGATTCAGGACGCCGCCGTGGTCGTCGCCGATGGCCGCATCGTCTGGGTGGGACCGCGCGCTGACCTGCCGGCCGTGGAAGCGGCTGAAACCGAGCGGCTGGACGGGCGATGGATCACGCCTGGTCTGATCGACTGCCACACCCATCTGGTGTTCGGAGGCGACCGTTCGGCCGAGTTCGAACAGCGGCTGGGTGGCGCGACCTATGAGGAGATCGCGCGTGCGGGCGGCGGCATCGTCTCGTCCGTGAAGGCCACGCGCGCCGCGTCGGAGGATGACCTGTTCGCCTCGGCCATGACGCGTCTGGCGGGGCTGAAGGCCACAGGAGTCACCACCGTCGAGATCAAGTCCGGCTATGGTCTCGACCTTGAGACGGAGCTCAAGATGCTGCGCGTCGCGCGCAGGATCGGGCGCGAGGGCGGGGTGCGTGTCCGTACCAGCTATCTCGGTCTGCATGCCGTGCCGCCCGAGTATCGCAACGACCGCGCCGCCTATGTCGATCTGGCCATCGACCACATCCTGCCGGCCGCCCATGCCGAAGGTCTGGTCGATGCGGTCGACGCCTATTGCGAGCCCATCGCCTTCTCGACCGACGAAGTGTCGCGCCTGTTCGACAAGGCGCGCGCTCTAGGTCTTCCGGTGAAGCTGCACGCCGACCAGTTTTCGAACGGCGGCGGTGCGGACCTGGCGGCGCGCTATCAGGCTCTGTCAGCCGATCACATCGAACATGCGAACGAGCAAGGCGTCGCGGCCATGGCCGCAGCCGGTGTGGCCGCCGTCCTGCTGCCCGGCGCCTATTTGATGCTGCGCGAGACCCAGGCGCCGCACGTCGATCTACTGCGCCGCCACGGCGTGCGAATGGCCGTCGCGACCGACTGCAATCCCGGCACATCGCCGGTCGCCTCCATGACCGCCGCGCTCAACCTCGCCTGCGTCCAGTTCCGCCTGACGCCGGAAGAGGCCCTAGCCGGCGCGACGCGAGAGGCGGCGAGGGCGCTGGGCCTGTTGGGTGAGGTTGGAACGCTCGAAGTCGGCAAGGCGGCCGACCTTGCGATCTGGGATATCTCGCGACCGGCCGAGCTTTGTTACTGGCTGGGCAAGCCTTTGCTCAACGCCGTGTACCGAGATAGAAAACACGTATAG
- the hutC gene encoding histidine utilization repressor produces MSLHRRIYADLEGLILSGELSPGDRIPFEHELTERYDCSRMTVSKAISELAGRGLVTRRRRAGTFVAQPKAHAAVLAIPDLRAEVIERGQTYGYVLLERIQREPDGEDEIELASGGLLLDLTCLHSADGAPLALEHRLIALGAAPQAIDVDFHTVPPGSWLLDSAPWTEAENRISAISADARSARLLELKPGAACLCVERRTWRDGQGVTRVWQTFPGDRYDLVARFSSAHSPGLAKEPRR; encoded by the coding sequence GTGAGCCTGCATCGCCGCATCTACGCCGATCTGGAGGGGCTTATCCTGTCCGGCGAGCTATCGCCCGGCGACCGCATTCCGTTCGAGCATGAGCTGACCGAACGCTACGACTGTTCGCGCATGACGGTGTCCAAAGCTATCTCGGAACTGGCGGGGCGGGGGCTGGTGACGCGTCGGCGTCGCGCCGGCACCTTCGTCGCCCAGCCCAAGGCCCACGCCGCTGTTCTGGCTATTCCCGATCTGCGGGCCGAGGTGATCGAGCGCGGGCAGACTTACGGCTACGTCCTGCTGGAGCGGATCCAACGCGAGCCGGACGGTGAGGACGAAATCGAACTGGCGTCGGGTGGTCTTCTGTTGGATCTGACCTGTCTGCACAGCGCCGACGGCGCGCCCCTGGCCTTGGAACATCGGCTGATCGCGCTCGGCGCGGCGCCTCAAGCCATAGACGTCGATTTTCATACGGTTCCGCCAGGAAGCTGGCTGCTGGACTCTGCGCCCTGGACCGAGGCCGAGAACCGCATTTCTGCGATCTCTGCCGACGCCCGCTCTGCACGCCTACTGGAACTCAAGCCCGGCGCTGCCTGTCTGTGCGTCGAACGCCGGACATGGCGGGACGGGCAGGGGGTGACGCGGGTGTGGCAGACCTTCCCCGGCGATCGCTACGATTTGGTGGCGCGCTTCTCGTCCGCCCATTCACCCGGTCTGGCAAAGGAGCCTCGCCGATGA
- a CDS encoding formimidoylglutamate deiminase: MTLQPQPVDRTLWFEAALLPDGWASDVLIGIAGGRIVSLETGVARSPADEGGGVALPGVANVHSHAFQRAIAGLTEARGPSDDDFWTWRELMYRFLDRGGPEEIEAITALAFVEMLEGGFTRVAEFHYLHNDPSGAAYSDRAEVAARIVAAAQATGIALTLLPVFYAHAGFGGQPPAHGQRRFINDLDGFADLVARCRTLTADLPDAVVGVAPHSLRAVSPDELTAMPALAGNGPIHIHVAEQTKEVADCLAWSGVRPVEWLLANTPVDPRWCLIHSTHVTETEWQGVVARGGVVGLCPITEANLGDGVFPAAKFTRAGGRFGIGTDSNVQIGVADELRMLEYSQRLALRGRAVMADPERSTGRALFDRALAGGVQATGAASGLSVGASADIVSLDMRSVAFAGRSGDAVLDSWIFGAPTGSIRSVWRAGREVVKDGRHIARDGIEARYRNALSTVLG; this comes from the coding sequence GTGACCCTTCAGCCGCAGCCTGTGGATCGCACCCTCTGGTTCGAGGCGGCCCTGCTGCCGGACGGATGGGCGAGCGATGTCCTCATCGGCATCGCGGGCGGGCGGATTGTCAGTCTGGAAACCGGCGTGGCGCGCAGCCCGGCGGACGAGGGGGGCGGTGTCGCCTTGCCGGGCGTCGCCAATGTCCACAGCCACGCCTTTCAGCGCGCCATAGCGGGCCTGACCGAGGCGCGCGGGCCTTCGGACGACGACTTCTGGACGTGGCGCGAGCTGATGTACCGCTTCCTGGATCGGGGCGGGCCGGAAGAGATCGAGGCCATCACCGCCCTGGCCTTCGTGGAAATGCTGGAAGGCGGATTCACCCGCGTCGCCGAGTTCCATTATCTGCACAACGACCCGTCGGGCGCGGCCTATTCGGACCGGGCCGAGGTCGCCGCGCGGATCGTGGCGGCGGCGCAGGCTACGGGCATCGCCCTGACCCTGCTGCCGGTCTTCTACGCCCATGCCGGGTTCGGCGGTCAGCCGCCGGCGCATGGTCAGCGGCGCTTCATCAACGATCTGGACGGTTTCGCCGATCTGGTCGCGCGATGCCGGACCCTGACCGCCGATCTGCCCGACGCTGTGGTCGGGGTGGCGCCGCACAGCCTGCGCGCCGTCAGTCCGGATGAGCTGACGGCCATGCCTGCGCTGGCGGGCAACGGGCCGATCCATATCCATGTCGCCGAACAGACCAAGGAGGTTGCGGACTGCCTGGCCTGGTCTGGCGTGCGGCCGGTCGAATGGCTGCTTGCCAACACGCCGGTCGATCCGCGTTGGTGTCTGATCCACTCCACCCATGTGACCGAGACCGAGTGGCAGGGCGTCGTCGCGCGCGGCGGCGTCGTCGGCCTGTGCCCGATCACCGAGGCCAATCTGGGCGACGGCGTTTTCCCTGCGGCCAAGTTCACCCGCGCCGGCGGGCGGTTCGGAATCGGGACCGATTCCAATGTGCAGATCGGCGTGGCCGACGAACTGCGGATGCTGGAATACAGTCAGCGGCTGGCGCTGCGCGGTCGCGCGGTCATGGCGGACCCTGAACGCTCGACGGGGCGCGCCTTGTTTGATCGCGCGCTGGCGGGCGGCGTCCAGGCGACGGGCGCGGCGTCGGGTTTGAGCGTCGGGGCGTCGGCGGACATCGTGTCGCTGGACATGAGGAGCGTCGCCTTTGCGGGACGGTCGGGCGATGCGGTGCTCGACAGCTGGATCTTCGGCGCGCCGACGGGCTCGATCCGTTCGGTGTGGCGAGCGGGGCGGGAGGTCGTGAAAGACGGCCGCCATATCGCGCGGGACGGCATCGAGGCGCGCTATCGCAATGCCTTGTCGACGGTGCTGGGGTGA